The genomic DNA TGAGGCCCGAGTGGATGGAGAGCCTGATAAGGGAGTTCTTCGGTAGGGATCTCGTACCAGGCGAGTTGAACCCCCTAGCACTCTCCTCCCTAATATTCCTGAACAACCTGAGGGTGGTGATAGTCACGTTGGGCACTGCGCCCCTCCTCTTCATGCCATTAGTGACGCTGGTGACCAACGGCATCCTTGTGGGGCTCGTGACATCCCTCCAGGACCCTATCAGGGTTGCCCTACTCATACTCCCCCACGGGATACCTGAGCTCACCTCCATATTCATGGCCACATCGATCTCCATGAGGACCTTCAGGCAGTTACTGAGGGGAGGGGAGAGGTGGTCCAATGCGAGCAGCGTCGTCATGGGTTCAGTGAACTTGACGGTCCTCTCGCTTATTCTGCTCCTTTATGCCGCCCTGGTAGAGGGCTTCCTGACTAGATGGCTCTCAAACAATCAGGCACTCGACATAGCCTTCTCGATGGCGGAGTTCCTCCTCATATACTCCTACCTCCTGCTTCCCGGCATCAGATCCTCTCGAGGTTCCTGAGGATGTCGGACTTCGTCACTATTCCGATAACCCTCCCGTTCTCTTGGATCAGCACGGCCGGGTAGAATTGGAGCACCTCCCTGGCCAGGGACACGGACGCGTCGGCCGGCAGTATGGGGAGCGGGCCTCCCATCACATCCTCAATGGGTGTGTCGGCTGATATTGAGCCTATTCTGTTCATTATGGATTCCTCAGTCACGGATCCGATGACCCTATCTCCTGAGATCACGGGAAGCTGTGAGATCCCGTTCTCCAACATGAGGGAGACAGCTCTCTTAACGCTATCCCTGGGGGAGACGCTTATAACTGGATGGCTCATTATATCCCTCACCTTGGGAACTCCCTTCAGCTCCCTAGCGAGCTCAAGGGCCCTGATTATCCTCAGGGCTATCTCATAGTTCGGAACCACCTGACCCCTTTCAACCTTAGATATCAGGGACTGGCTCACACCAGCCATCCTCGCGAGCTCCCTCTGGCTCAATCCGAGGGCTCTCCTCTCCTTGGCGATGTGGCTCAGATCCCT from Candidatus Korarchaeota archaeon NZ13-K includes the following:
- a CDS encoding CBS domain-containing protein, whose protein sequence is MLRDLSHIAKERRALGLSQRELARMAGVSQSLISKVERGQVVPNYEIALRIIRALELARELKGVPKVRDIMSHPVISVSPRDSVKRAVSLMLENGISQLPVISGDRVIGSVTEESIMNRIGSISADTPIEDVMGGPLPILPADASVSLAREVLQFYPAVLIQENGRVIGIVTKSDILRNLERI